The bacterium DNA segment TGGGACTTGCAGGGCTTATTGAACTTCTGAAAAATTCCAAAGGATTAACCATTATCCAGCATGCTTTTGAAGGGTTTTTCCATCTTGGGGCATCAAAAATTGCTCTTCTGAATCCTCAGGCTAAGATTATTGCAGTAAAGGACAGAATAGCAGAGTTTACACATCAGGGCGGAATACTTTTACCGAGTCCCCAGGCATCCCCTGCATTTCTCGGAGTAGGCTATATTATCGGATTCAGGCTTTCGGCAGTAACTTTTTCCGGCGGTGTGTTCGGATGGCTTTTTTTAATGCCTATAGTATTATTTTTAATGAGTAATGACCTTTCATTTTTTGCAGCGGGCAGCAACTGGATAGATGTTGCAAAGTCTGCATACAATGCAACTGTTAAACCTATTGCAGTAGGCGGAATGCTTGTCGGTTCAATTTATACGTTATTTTCCATGCGTAAGAATCTTGCCAACGGACTGTCAAGAGGCTTCAAGGATATTAAACAAATGGGTAAGAGTGATACGGAAGTTTCAAGAGTTGAAAAGGACGCTCCATTTGGAATAGTTCTTGTGGCGATATTTGTTCTTGTTCTTACCATGATACTGATTTTCCAGCAAGTAATTAAAAGTCCGATAAATCCAGGCTGGGGCGGCGCTGTAACATCAGCAATTGTTATGGCGTTAGCAGGGTTTTTGTTTGCGGCTGTTGCAGGATACCTTGTAGGAATTATCGGATCTTCTTCAAATCCTATTTCAGGCCTAGCTTTAACAACACTGCTTATGGCTGCAATCCTGATGGTTGTTATAGGGCTTAAAGGGAGCGCAGGTGTTGCGGCAACTCTTGCTGTAGCTGCAGTTGTGGCGTGTTCAACAGGTGTTGCAGGAGATATGATGCAGGATTGGAAGGTAGGACATATCCTCGGCGGTACGCCATGGAAAATGCAGATCGGCGGAATCATCGGCGTTATTGCAGCTGCTCTGGTTCTGGTTCTTCCCATTATGCTGCTAGACAATGTGCCGGGAGATCCTACTGCACATGCAATCGGCGGAGAAGAGCTTCCTGCACCTCAGGCGGGCCTTATGTCAATGATGGCGAGAGGTATTGTAAGCGGCCAGATGGCATGGCCTCTTGTAATTGCAGGGATGTTTTTTGCAATTGCATTGATTCTAATCAAATCTCCTTCTCCGATGCTCATTTCTGTTGGAATGTACCTTCCGTTTGGTACTACGTTTGCAATTTTTGTTGGTGGAGTTATTAAATTTTTTATGGATAAAAGTGCAGGTAGGGTAGCAGGGAAGATGGCTGATGAAAAGAAGATTCAGGGCGAGGATCGTACTAACTTTGTTCAAAGTATAATTGAGAAAGCTGAGAACGTGGGTCTGCTTCTTGCTTCTGGTCTTGTTGCAGGTGAAGCGCTTATGGGAATTCTTCTTGCAGGATTGGTTGCAATGCAGATCAACCTGAACGAGATGCTCCATAATGTACCTGCTTTGTCACATACAATATTTGGTACAATTCTTTATTTTGTAGTATTCATTGTTCTTGCATGGATTATGATAAGTATCCCTGTGAAGAAACTGAA contains these protein-coding regions:
- a CDS encoding oligopeptide transporter, OPT family, whose product is MKMEFKPYVPAKTAMTEFTFRAVLLGVILAVILGAANTYLGMKAGMTVAATFPAAVIAMAVMRAFKGTILEENIARTTGAVGEALAAGAVFVIPAFIMSGVWTSFDYVQSTLLMLVGGILGVLFVIILRKTMVEDQSLPYPESRACAEIVKAGQGGATGAGLVFGTMGLAGLIELLKNSKGLTIIQHAFEGFFHLGASKIALLNPQAKIIAVKDRIAEFTHQGGILLPSPQASPAFLGVGYIIGFRLSAVTFSGGVFGWLFLMPIVLFLMSNDLSFFAAGSNWIDVAKSAYNATVKPIAVGGMLVGSIYTLFSMRKNLANGLSRGFKDIKQMGKSDTEVSRVEKDAPFGIVLVAIFVLVLTMILIFQQVIKSPINPGWGGAVTSAIVMALAGFLFAAVAGYLVGIIGSSSNPISGLALTTLLMAAILMVVIGLKGSAGVAATLAVAAVVACSTGVAGDMMQDWKVGHILGGTPWKMQIGGIIGVIAAALVLVLPIMLLDNVPGDPTAHAIGGEELPAPQAGLMSMMARGIVSGQMAWPLVIAGMFFAIALILIKSPSPMLISVGMYLPFGTTFAIFVGGVIKFFMDKSAGRVAGKMADEKKIQGEDRTNFVQSIIEKAENVGLLLASGLVAGEALMGILLAGLVAMQINLNEMLHNVPALSHTIFGTILYFVVFIVLAWIMISIPVKKLNESK